The proteins below come from a single Elusimicrobiota bacterium genomic window:
- a CDS encoding phage DNA packaging protein J (One member of this family is encoded by phage DNA commonly used as a positive control for DNA sequencing instruments.), producing the protein MTLEHFRNQWQQRASARPGEPNSLDEREGARKGVRIYVTTEPSQLNQIQLQK; encoded by the coding sequence TTGACCCTTGAACATTTCCGGAATCAGTGGCAACAGCGGGCGTCGGCACGGCCGGGAGAGCCCAATAGTCTCGATGAACGGGAAGGCGCCCGGAAAGGGGTCCGAATTTACGTGACCACAGAACCTTCCCAGTTGAATCAAATACAGTTACAAAAATAG
- a CDS encoding DUF393 domain-containing protein, whose translation MGCLPVDGDKPVLLYDGDCGLCRRVVGWIRGRAGDRIIYLRNKTAVQKFPDLHPPTPLSTSVILLDANGSFHQGMGVLFKIFALWGTPFLWNLSRSSGVFRWGSERLYRILAVLRPFISKVLDVLLGPPPEDL comes from the coding sequence GTGGGGTGCCTTCCGGTGGATGGAGATAAACCTGTTCTCCTTTACGATGGGGATTGTGGTCTTTGTCGGCGTGTGGTTGGGTGGATTCGCGGACGGGCAGGGGACCGCATTATTTATCTTCGCAATAAAACGGCTGTTCAGAAGTTCCCGGACTTGCACCCCCCTACGCCTCTCTCCACTTCGGTCATCCTCTTGGATGCGAATGGATCCTTTCATCAAGGCATGGGTGTTTTATTTAAAATTTTCGCTTTATGGGGGACGCCTTTTCTTTGGAACTTGTCTCGATCGTCTGGGGTTTTTAGGTGGGGGAGTGAAAGGCTCTATCGAATCCTGGCGGTCTTGAGGCCATTTATTTCCAAAGTTTTGGATGTTTTGTTGGGCCCACCGCCGGAGGATTTATGA
- the miaA gene encoding tRNA (adenosine(37)-N6)-dimethylallyltransferase MiaA, with amino-acid sequence MSDSPFHPAKLPILLIVGPTGSGKSDVAVEVARRLAAEVISVDSRQVYRGLSIGTAKPEGEWIQTPQGPRFIVQGIVHHLIDHVSPAEPYTAGRFAQEASGVLTELVRREIPVVMVGGTGLYFRGLVRGLAPLPPGDPIIRKKLNNQASLGGREALHRELARVDPAAAHLIPPNNIQRVIRALEVYLITGRPLSDLQKEGTHPSPLDYLWFGLRWNPQIYDKRLKIRCAGMEEGILAETRTLLTSGIPLSAPAFQSLGYRDAMAHIKGDLSREAFSQCLYKQTRSYVKRQNTWFRSEPGITWLDVDSPFEPRKLAERLLSDQRIRHPIREG; translated from the coding sequence ATGAGTGATTCTCCCTTTCATCCCGCAAAATTGCCGATCCTTTTGATCGTGGGACCCACGGGGTCAGGAAAATCGGATGTGGCGGTGGAAGTGGCTCGGCGGTTAGCGGCCGAGGTTATCTCCGTGGATTCCCGTCAGGTTTATCGGGGATTAAGTATCGGTACCGCTAAACCGGAAGGGGAATGGATTCAAACCCCACAAGGGCCCCGTTTCATCGTTCAGGGGATAGTTCATCATTTAATTGACCACGTGTCCCCAGCGGAGCCTTACACGGCCGGACGGTTCGCTCAAGAAGCGTCTGGTGTTCTTACCGAGCTGGTTCGGCGTGAAATACCTGTGGTGATGGTGGGGGGAACAGGGCTCTATTTTAGGGGCCTGGTGCGCGGATTAGCCCCCCTACCCCCGGGCGACCCCATAATAAGAAAAAAACTTAACAATCAGGCAAGTCTGGGGGGGCGCGAGGCTCTGCATCGGGAGCTTGCCCGAGTGGATCCGGCGGCGGCCCATCTGATCCCGCCCAATAACATCCAGCGGGTTATTCGTGCTCTTGAAGTGTATTTGATTACCGGAAGGCCTCTTTCGGATCTCCAAAAAGAAGGAACGCACCCTTCCCCTTTAGACTACCTTTGGTTTGGACTTCGTTGGAATCCTCAGATCTACGATAAGAGACTCAAAATCCGTTGCGCGGGGATGGAGGAGGGGATATTGGCTGAAACCAGGACCCTCTTGACGAGCGGAATACCCTTGTCTGCCCCCGCTTTTCAGTCATTAGGATACCGAGACGCCATGGCCCACATCAAAGGAGACCTTTCGCGGGAGGCGTTTAGCCAATGTTTATATAAACAGACCCGTTCCTATGTTAAGCGCCAGAACACCTGGTTTCGCAGTGAACCAGGGATCACCTGGCTGGACGTGGACTCCCCCTTCGAGCCAAGGAAGCTCGCGGAACGATTGCTCTCTGATCAGAGAATACGTCACCCGATCAGGGAGGGCTGA